agccctaccgccagccctagtagatagtcacaacatgttccacatctcaatgctacgcaagtatgtgtcagacccatctcacgtcctcaagtacgatacgatagcactctagaaatacttgagttacgaggaacgaccggttagcatcctagatagagggatgaaagaattacggtctaagagttttccgatagtcaaggtcctatggagtaatagttctgaacaggaggcaatgtgggagatggaggaggacatgttagcctggtatccggaattgtttgataagtaaatttcgaggacgaaattctttgtagtagggtaGAATTGTAGaatcccagaatttacttagctagttagatattagtagtagtagtaatagctagtattagttatagtatgttcattattgtggattttggttcaagccgggatttagttggaaactcctagcaatagttatggattttataagtttaacctatagtttaagaatattaattataacataaggtttgattaatattgttggttattaatatgataattattataacctaaggtttagatagagttaataagaatatgacatttgtcatgagcatggattattcctaaggtttagatagagccaataggaatatgacacttgtcatatgtatgattattaagaaattattattttaatgataaaaataaggaaaatataagacttagtcttcaccaaaatttgttaggagcatgacatttgtcacaattttatttatttgtgatttagataattaaatagatttttcgtaactttagggtactgtaacttacgacctatttttgacccagttatgttataaatttcgaaagatagtatttctaaaaagttgtagataatttaattaactTTCTAAaggtataaagatattctaaatcggagtcctacagctccagatatgttaattttactttaggttagtttagagttacgggatttagaaagttagaagttaggattctgttttaaatttaaatttaaatttggattataattagaagatttttattcctagaactctataaataggacctagcaccaagttTTTTCAtttattcttcaagcattgatcagagccttctaggtgctagtgagactatagagtgataaacacttgggttggggttataagctttgtcattctaagcttattagacacttgggaagtaaggttcatagagtgtatttcagtcatagcaatttcaaaggtattcctattcttagttcattttctgtattgttagttcttatagtttttctttactcaattcctaacctaatcttctctattcttggttaggcatctaagttcttcgaacttgaaatttcttgttggtaagtatcttctcgatggtttagttcattcatcttcatctctttcttttagaaaactcacctctctattaatggtttttaggagtgttccaaaatcccgactttgttctcatcatcccggtattttggtaaggaaaataggatagatcttgtatgtttgtatgatatgttatgatatgtttatgctataatatgtatatgtataatatgttttgtagtccttgggcatatgacttgtttagataacaagccccaagattatgtttttagtcgcttgggcatatgacttgcttagatagcaagccccaagattattttatcattttcatggtttattagagttatggtttaccctacctcagattttagacaggggacctagatgggttatcatatactaccatgtgatctaacctacctcagatattagacaggggacctagatagTTTATCACATggcatgttaatgagttaatggccattaatattgtagtcctatatgatatacatttttatagtcatatatttttagtgtatgcttatgatttattatgtatgttttagatagtattatgttttatagtatatgatgtagttttatgcatatgatatatgatgtatgtttttagtaggttttccttgctgggcattaggctcattcctttatttttagtgtgatgtaggaaaatgaatatggaaggcggaaggattcttggtagcttggcttgtgtgttgaggatggatggaatgtgtggactgcgtgtcgatcaaggatgaagttatttatttatttttagtcttttaaatcatgttttttccgcatttagttttgtaaataattttctttagtttaaaattatgttttatgttttaaacaatgggtacccatgccatattttctattattatgtatttgatacaatatttcaagatttaataaagttagttatattatttcttatgtatctttcccaaaatagtagttatgtatagtagatctaatggtccaaggccttagaaatagttgggttatTGCAATTGTTGGGATTAATGCCCTTTATAGCATATACATTGAagaatgttttatgaaataaataattgaaaggATTTTTTTacaattgtttattattattattattattaatattatatgaatttaaGAAAATTCCCAAACCTCCTGCTGGTTCACAAAGTCATTCATGTCTTTATCTAGTAAAACTCCCTCAAGCTTTTATCAATAAGACATGGCAACACTTTACTCTATTTTCTAAAGACATTCCTCTTAAACAAAAAGAAATCAATTTTATAAATACCTATTTGTTGAGTGATATTCTCCAAGAAGAATGTGTCAGTCGTGTAATAACTTTCACTGTGTCGGGTTCAAATGGTATAGAAATTTTAAAGCTTTTCGAACAAGCTCTACCTCGATTCGATGATATAATTTCAAatcaataaaattacataaattcaaacatttttaatACATATAATCGAggggatatatatatatgcctaGTCTATACTCTTTTGATCTCATTAATCTGAATTTACCTTTAAAGTTCAAGGTACACATTTAGCCAAATCAATGTAAAAAAAAACTCAACTACCAAAAAGatacatttatttatttcttatatAAAATATCATATCCATATAAAGTGTTTtactagaaagaaaaaaaaaagaaatacaaATGATAACATGCTATATATATAGCTGAAAATAAACTAGCTAGTACACATATATATCTCGAAGAAATTTTAATGAGCAATCACTAAATCTTTATTCTTCTCTTTCTAGTTCTCTCGCCCAGGGGAACAGATTGAACaacaaaattattaatttccACAGCTCTCCAAGATGAGATCTCCAAAAATGAATCTGTGATAACGAAGATGAAATACATTAATATTTCATCAATTAattgttttttaagaaaatacaagAGAATTCATAGTCGTTAGACTCATTATCTGAATGATAAGTAGAATATACAGTAGATTTACATAGTTAGAGGAATCATTATTTACATATTttgtaacaaaaagaagaaaacaaaagtaCTAACCATTTAGCATTGAAGTATCTCTTCTATTTACAAACTCCAACGCTTATCATCACATAAAGCCAATCTTCAAATTTATTCAAGCATCGAAAATAAGCAAGTCtccaataaaagattagaaacGAAGCTCCACAAACTCCAATAAAACCAAGAGCAAATCCAAATGCAAGACCAATGGAAAACCATGACATATCAAACCATTCTTGATCAAGTTCATTGTAGTTTTTAATGTCATGATTTCTAGAAGTTGCATGATCTCCAGGGCATTCAGTCAAAAGAGGAAGTCCACATAATCCAAAATTTTCAACATATGAAGAAGCATTGAAGCTTTGCAATTGAGTACTTGTGGGGATCTTTCCTGACAAATGATTAAATGATAGATTCAAGTATGCCAAGAAAGATAATTCTGCCAAGCCACTAGGAATTTTTCCACTAAAATTGTTATGAGACAAATCTAGTGATTCTAGTTCACTTAAATTCCCAATATTCTGAGGTATGGCTCCACCCAAACTATTCATTGACAAGTTCAACTGATTTAGTCGCACAAGATAAGTCAACTCCATAGGAATCTCTCCAATCAATTTATTACTTGAAAGGTCAATGACTCTAAATAAATCCAAATTTTGTATATACTGATATTCCTTTCCTTTCCATATTACCGACCTCTCAAATGATCCAAGTGAATAACCACCACGAGATTCTTCAGATTTCTCCACCATGGATGTGAAATTATTCATACAAGATGGGATAGCTCCATATATCTTATTATGGGAAATGTCCAATATCTTAATATATTGTAGACGACATAGACTTGATGGTATTGTTCCATAAAAATGATTAGACTTTAGTTGCAAAACAACCAAATGTGTTAGTATTTCCCCAATCCACTTTGGTATAGTTCCACCCAAGCTGTTCTCTCCAACATCTAGAAATAACAATTGTGTACAATTCTTCATGGATGATGGTAAAGTTCCTGACAAGTTATTTTTCCTTAAACCAAGTACTTCAATACTATACAAGGAAGCTATTGAGCTTGGTATCACACCAGACAACCTATTGTTGTTCAAATTGAGATATCCCAAATTTCGTAATAAATGGAACAAACAGTTTGGAATGCTTCCAAATAACTGGTTATTAGAAAGATCAAGATACTGCATTGTTCCATCAATTTGATCGCAAAAGAGAGGCTCAAAACATGTGAGAGTATTATTGGAAAGATCTAATGTACGTGCTTTGAGAAGAAGATTTGGTGGGATACATCCATGAAATTTGTTAGAGCTTAAATCAACGTATGGAGTATTTGGCAAGGTGTTGTTGATAAGATTGGAAGTCATATTGAAAAACCATTCAGGAATGACATCATATATTCCAGAACTAGATAAATCAATATCTGAAATATTTGCCTGTGTTTGAAGCCAAGAAGGAAATTGTGGACCTATCATGCAAGATGTCAAATtgatatattggagttgaaaaggaggaACCCATGTGATGTTCATTTTCAAAGTTAAAGAGTTGGAAGATAAGTCAAGGTGTTTCAATTTGGAGAGTTTCTCAAGGTGTGTTTCAGAGACAAATCCACTGAAAGAATTATTGGAAATGTCTAATAACTCAAGACTAGTGAGCTTGCCGATACTCTCTGGTAAAGTATCACTGAACTTATTGTCTGATACATACAACTCTCTCAAGTGCAAAAATCTTGACAAATCTCTAGGCAGTGGTCCATTTAGTCTA
The Humulus lupulus chromosome 6, drHumLupu1.1, whole genome shotgun sequence DNA segment above includes these coding regions:
- the LOC133781526 gene encoding receptor-like protein EIX2, whose amino-acid sequence is MLHLDPNITYFDGGSFSWHPFSGEISASLVQLQYLEYLNLSYNDFPKIPKFIGAFTNLKYLDFSWNSITGNIPSELGNLTKLRILDLSGNRDLTANSFKWLSHLSYLRIFKLNNANFSKAKDWFHSFKIAPSLSTLELSYCQFPELDDSSFSHITNSTNSITTLDVFGSTFGSTTVPRLLNLSNNLVDLSLDGYYYFNIESSPIPIPDSFDNLKYLRHLNLGGFDGEVPKSIGSLCKLQQLVLSGNEFNSTIIDILESLLDCNNNSLEILNLSQNRLNGPLPRDLSRFLHLRELYVSDNKFSDTLPESIGKLTSLELLDISNNSFSGFVSETHLEKLSKLKHLDLSSNSLTLKMNITWVPPFQLQYINLTSCMIGPQFPSWLQTQANISDIDLSSSGIYDVIPEWFFNMTSNLINNTLPNTPYVDLSSNKFHGCIPPNLLLKARTLDLSNNTLTCFEPLFCDQIDGTMQYLDLSNNQLFGSIPNCLFHLLRNLGYLNLNNNRLSGVIPSSIASLYSIEVLGLRKNNLSGTLPSSMKNCTQLLFLDVGENSLGGTIPKWIGEILTHLVVLQLKSNHFYGTIPSSLCRLQYIKILDISHNKIYGAIPSCMNNFTSMVEKSEESRGGYSLGSFERSVIWKGKEYQYIQNLDLFRVIDLSSNKLIGEIPMELTYLVRLNQLNLSMNSLGGAIPQNIGNLSELESLDLSHNNFSGKIPSGLAELSFLAYLNLSFNHLSGKIPTSTQLQSFNASSYVENFGLCGLPLLTECPGDHATSRNHDIKNYNELDQEWFDMSWFSIGLAFGFALGFIGVCGASFLIFYWRLAYFRCLNKFEDWLYVMISVGVCK